A region of the Amycolatopsis sp. cg13 genome:
CGTGACTGTTCTGGCCCGGGGCGACCGTGGTCTTGGCATGCTGTGCGGCTGCTCCGGCGCGGGTCCGGTCGCGGTCTGGATCCGGCTGTTTCAGGACCTGCGCTCGGCTGGAATCCGATCCTTCATGCCCGTCCACCGCCAAGCCTCTGCGCAGTTTGGCGCACCTCGAAGCGGGCTCGGCCTGAGGCACCCGCCGCCGGAGCTTGTCGTGCGGCGATTGCGTTCGCGCGGTCGCAGTGGGTGAACGTTCGGCACCTGCCGAAAAAGGCAACCCCGCCGAACCGTCCGCGCTGGCACACTGGGCTTCGTGATTCTGCTCATCAGCGGCAGTCTGCGGGCCGGTTCGGTCAATGCGGCTGTCATCGCGACCGCGGCTGGGTTTGCTCCGTCCACTGTGTACGGTGGGCTCGACGGGCTGCCGCACTTCAATCCTGATCTCGATCGGGATCCGTTGCCGGACGAAGTCGCGGCGTTGCGGGAGGCGATCGGGGCGGCGGATGGCGTCCTGTTCTGCACCCCGGAGTACGCCGGCGGCCTGCCGGGGTCGTTCAAGAATCTGCTCGACTGGACTATCGGCGGCGGTGAGATGTACGGGAAGCCTGTCGCGTGGATCAACGCGTCTTCGGTCGCCGCGCCGACTGGCGGTGCGGACGCGCACGAGTCCCTTCGCAAGACGCTCACCTACGCGGGCACCCGCATCGTCGACGACGCTTGTGCGCGGATTCCCATTCCTCGCCAGGCAGTCGAGAACGGGGCCCTCATCGATCCCGACCTGCGCGGGCGCGTCGCGGTCGCGGTGCGGCGGCTCGTGGAGGCAGCCAAACCGGGCAA
Encoded here:
- a CDS encoding NADPH-dependent FMN reductase, with amino-acid sequence MILLISGSLRAGSVNAAVIATAAGFAPSTVYGGLDGLPHFNPDLDRDPLPDEVAALREAIGAADGVLFCTPEYAGGLPGSFKNLLDWTIGGGEMYGKPVAWINASSVAAPTGGADAHESLRKTLTYAGTRIVDDACARIPIPRQAVENGALIDPDLRGRVAVAVRRLVEAAKPGNP